One genomic region from Rosa rugosa chromosome 1, drRosRugo1.1, whole genome shotgun sequence encodes:
- the LOC133725737 gene encoding uncharacterized oxidoreductase At1g06690, chloroplastic, translated as MAMHVSSAGFSIFSHRRVNRVRAVASENVSIEEQKVKLGASELKVTKLGIGAWSWGDTSYWNNFEWDDRKMKAAKNAFDASVDGGITFFDTAEVYGSRASFGAINSETLLGRFIKERKEKDPEVEVAVATKFAALPWRLGRQSVLSALKDSLSRLGLSSVELYQLHWPGVWGNEGYLDGLGDAVEQGLVKAVGVSNYREKRLRDAYEKLKKRGIPLASNQVNYSLIYRAPEENGVKATCDELGITLIAYSPIAQGVLTGKYTPENIPTGPRGQIYTRDFLTKLQPLLNRIKEIGEKYSKTPTQVALNWLITQDNVVPIPGAKNAEQAMEFAAALGWKLNDDEVTELRSLASEIKSVTGFPVENL; from the exons ATGGCTATGCATGTTAGCAGTGCAGGGTTTTCTATTTTCAGTCACAGGAGAGTTAATAGAGTCAGAGCTGTTGCTTCTGAAAATGTGAGCATAGAGGAACAGAAGGTGAAGTTGGGGGCTTCTGAGTTGAAGGTGACAAAGCTTGGGATTGGAGCTTGGTCTTGGGGTGACACCAGTTATTGGAATAACTTTGAATGGGATG ATAGGAAGATGAAGGCTGCTAAGAATGCGTTTGATGCCAGCGTTGATGGTGGCATAACCTTCTTTGATACTGCTGAAGTTTATGGCTCCAGG GCTTCTTTCGGTGCTATAAATTCTGAAACTTTACTAGGAAG ATTTAtcaaggaaaggaaagaaaaggatCCAGAAGTGGAGGTTGCTGTTGCAACCAAATTCGCAGCTTTGCCTTGGAGGCTGGGTCGGCAGAGCGTCCTCTCTGCCCTCAAGGATTCCCTCAGTCGCCTCGGTCTTTCTTCAGTAGAACTGTATCAACTCCACTG GCCAGGAGTATGGGGAAATGAAG GATACCTTGATGGTCTTGGAGATGCTGTTGAGCAAGGCCTTGTGAAGGCAGTTGGTGTCTCAAACTATAGAG AAAAGAGATTGCGTGATGCATACGAGAAACTCAAAAAGAGAGGTATCCCACTAGCATCAAACCAAGTGAATTACAGCCTCATATACAGGGCACCAGAGGAGAATGGAGTTAAGGCTACCTGTGACGAACTTGGGATCACTTTGATTGCCTATTCACCTATTGCTCAAG GTGTTCTTACAGGAAAGTATACACCTGAAAATATTCCAACTGGCCCTCGAGGCCAGATTTACACTCGTGATTTTCTTACAAAG CTCCAACCTCTGCTTAACAGAATCAAGGAAATAGGAGAGAAGTACAGTAAAACACCTACACAG GTAGCCTTAAACTGGCTAATAACCCAGGACAATGTCGTGCCAATTCCAGGAGCCAAAAATGCAGAACAGGCTATGGAATTTGCGGCTGCACTTGGATGGAAGCTCAACGATGATGAAGTAACTGAGTTGCGCTCTTTGGCTTCCGAGATTAAATCTGTAACTGGTTTCCCTGTTGAAAACTTATAG